From one Bacteroides eggerthii genomic stretch:
- a CDS encoding DUF4836 family protein, with amino-acid sequence MKKSISFHLLPVLVMLLCLSSCSETTKKTEYTHSIPSNVTEMASLDVKSIVSKAGLNDAASKATLQELLGALFENKNAALKEEAETLLQDPAESGIDWSAPVYLFKAPTLHSTAIALKIADLKKFEAMLELFAQEQLCTVPVKVQGYHSVEIKDAGVLIAYNDGTLLGVYGGSSEQLQKLQPAITALMQQPADKSIHANKHFTSMLQQKGDIRLLATPDALPMDVRGVLNWPHGTQLLGYVLFENGRIYATLQSADFKGDTKEDNQPFHPKNSRELQQAMLSMMHGRPFNISLTSDELLTLSNLRVLMEYASDEPEIKNLYQMIMKIEELNLRGDKNRTNFTIVLNEKKENALKQLVDFAKLFAGSNP; translated from the coding sequence ATGAAAAAGAGCATTTCCTTCCATTTACTGCCGGTTTTAGTGATGTTACTGTGTCTAAGTTCATGCAGCGAAACCACGAAAAAGACAGAATACACCCATTCCATTCCCTCCAATGTTACGGAAATGGCATCACTCGATGTAAAGAGCATCGTCAGTAAGGCCGGACTGAATGATGCAGCCAGCAAGGCCACTTTGCAAGAGCTGCTGGGAGCGCTTTTCGAAAACAAAAACGCCGCTCTGAAAGAAGAAGCTGAAACTCTGCTGCAAGATCCTGCCGAAAGCGGAATAGACTGGAGCGCCCCGGTCTACCTATTCAAAGCCCCTACCCTACACAGCACAGCGATAGCCCTGAAAATAGCCGATTTAAAGAAATTTGAAGCCATGCTCGAACTATTTGCCCAAGAGCAGCTATGTACCGTTCCGGTAAAAGTCCAAGGCTACCACAGCGTTGAAATTAAAGATGCTGGAGTATTGATAGCTTATAACGACGGCACTCTGCTTGGAGTTTACGGCGGAAGCTCGGAACAACTACAAAAATTGCAACCGGCTATCACTGCCCTCATGCAACAGCCCGCCGACAAAAGCATCCATGCAAACAAACATTTCACTTCAATGCTACAGCAAAAGGGAGATATCCGCCTGTTGGCAACTCCTGATGCCCTGCCCATGGATGTGCGTGGTGTACTGAACTGGCCGCATGGTACGCAACTACTGGGTTACGTCTTGTTTGAAAACGGCCGCATATACGCCACTCTGCAAAGTGCCGACTTCAAAGGAGATACCAAAGAGGACAACCAGCCCTTCCATCCCAAAAACTCACGAGAATTACAACAAGCCATGTTGAGTATGATGCATGGAAGACCTTTCAACATCTCATTGACCAGCGACGAATTGCTCACACTAAGTAACCTTCGTGTCCTCATGGAATATGCCTCGGATGAACCGGAAATCAAGAACCTCTATCAAATGATTATGAAAATAGAAGAACTGAACCTACGGGGAGACAAGAACCGGACCAATTTTACAATAGTTCTGAATGAGAAAAAAGAGAATGCATTGAAACAACTTGTCGACTTTGCCAAGCTATTTGCAGGAAGTAACCCATAA
- a CDS encoding 16S rRNA (uracil(1498)-N(3))-methyltransferase, which produces MHVFYTPDIQSHAELPEEEAAHAVRVLRLQTGDEVTLTDGKGNFYRAEISTATNKRCLVNLLETIPQTPLWSGHLHIAMAPTKNMDRTEWFAEKATEIGFDELTFLNCRFSERKVIKTERIAKILISAIKQSLKARLPQLNEMTDFNKFISQPFNGRKFIAHCYEGDKPLLKDIVRKGEDALVLIGPEGDFSEEEVKKAIENGFEPISLGRSRLRTETAALVACHILNLQNQ; this is translated from the coding sequence ATGCACGTATTCTACACACCTGATATACAATCACATGCCGAATTACCTGAGGAAGAGGCTGCTCACGCCGTCCGCGTATTGAGACTACAAACCGGTGATGAAGTGACGCTGACCGACGGCAAGGGCAACTTCTATCGTGCGGAAATCAGTACCGCCACGAATAAGCGCTGCCTTGTCAACCTGCTCGAAACCATTCCTCAGACACCTTTATGGAGCGGGCATCTGCACATCGCAATGGCTCCCACCAAAAACATGGACCGCACCGAATGGTTTGCAGAGAAGGCTACCGAGATAGGTTTTGACGAACTGACTTTCCTCAACTGCCGCTTTTCGGAGCGCAAAGTTATAAAGACGGAACGCATCGCCAAAATACTTATTTCCGCCATTAAGCAATCTCTCAAAGCACGATTGCCCCAGCTGAATGAGATGACCGATTTTAATAAATTTATCAGCCAACCTTTCAACGGCCGCAAATTCATAGCCCATTGCTATGAAGGAGACAAGCCTTTATTGAAAGATATTGTTCGCAAAGGAGAAGATGCGCTGGTGCTTATCGGCCCCGAAGGCGACTTCAGCGAGGAAGAGGTGAAGAAAGCCATTGAAAACGGTTTTGAGCCTATCAGCCTCGGCCGTTCCCGGTTGCGTACTGAAACAGCTGCGCTCGTCGCCTGTCACATTTTGAATCTGCAAAACCAATAA
- a CDS encoding bifunctional nuclease family protein: MNKKKVELQVLNISNSQAQAGAYAMVLGEINGPRQLPVIIGVAEAQSMMIEMRGITPPRPLTHTLFASVLKALGANLLRILIYKVENGIFYSYLYMKTEETILRIDARTSDAIALALRMNAPIFIYDDILETECLKTEHSTIANENEDTDKEAASPKKTLEQLKAALQNAIDKEDYERAAQLRDIINQQKKQ; encoded by the coding sequence ATGAATAAAAAGAAAGTTGAACTGCAGGTATTGAACATTTCAAACAGCCAAGCGCAAGCCGGAGCCTACGCTATGGTGCTGGGCGAAATAAACGGCCCGCGGCAATTACCGGTCATCATAGGCGTAGCCGAAGCACAGTCCATGATGATTGAAATGAGAGGCATCACTCCGCCCCGTCCGTTGACGCATACCTTATTTGCATCCGTCCTCAAAGCACTGGGAGCAAACTTATTGCGCATCCTTATCTATAAGGTGGAGAATGGCATTTTCTATTCCTACCTCTACATGAAAACAGAAGAAACCATCCTGCGCATTGACGCGCGCACCAGCGATGCCATTGCGCTTGCTTTGCGTATGAATGCCCCTATCTTCATATATGACGATATCTTAGAAACCGAATGTCTGAAGACGGAACACAGCACTATCGCAAACGAAAATGAAGATACCGATAAAGAGGCCGCTTCCCCTAAAAAAACATTAGAGCAGTTGAAAGCCGCCCTCCAAAATGCCATAGACAAAGAGGACTATGAACGGGCTGCACAACTGAGAGACATTATCAATCAGCAAAAAAAACAATAA
- a CDS encoding nucleoside permease: MSIKFRLTAMQFLQFFIWGAWLISLGGYMGGTLHFEGGQIGAIFATMGIASLIMPGLMGIIADKWINAERLYGTLHLIGAGALIYASTATTYSNMYWAMLLNMLVYMPTLSLANTVSYNALEQYKLDLIKDFPPIRVWGTVGFICAMWAVDLTGFKTGPAQLYVAAISAIVLGLYAFSLPACPPARSEGKTMLSAFGLDALVLFKQKKMAIFFLFSMLLGAALQITNTYGDLFLSSFASIPQYADSFGVKHSVILLSISQMSETLFILAIPFFLKHFGIKRVMLISMFAWVFRFGLFGLGDPGSGLWMLILSMIVYGMAFDFFNVSGSLFTEMEAHPSIRASAQGLFFMMTNGLGAIIGGYASGAVVDAFSVYAPGGGLISREWTPVWLIFAGYALVIGILFGIVFRYKHTTEKETGKVVE, translated from the coding sequence ATGAGCATTAAATTCCGACTCACAGCTATGCAGTTTCTTCAATTCTTTATTTGGGGAGCATGGCTCATCTCGTTAGGCGGCTATATGGGCGGCACATTACACTTTGAAGGCGGTCAAATCGGCGCAATCTTTGCAACTATGGGTATCGCTTCGCTTATCATGCCCGGACTCATGGGAATTATCGCCGACAAATGGATAAATGCCGAACGTCTGTACGGCACGCTTCATCTCATCGGTGCCGGTGCTCTGATTTATGCATCCACTGCCACCACATACAGCAATATGTATTGGGCAATGCTGCTCAACATGCTCGTGTATATGCCCACACTGTCCTTGGCCAATACGGTTTCATACAATGCACTGGAACAGTACAAGCTGGACTTAATAAAAGACTTTCCTCCCATACGGGTATGGGGAACCGTAGGTTTTATCTGCGCCATGTGGGCAGTGGACCTTACCGGATTTAAGACAGGGCCTGCACAACTCTACGTAGCAGCCATTTCGGCCATAGTCTTAGGACTTTACGCTTTCTCCCTGCCCGCCTGTCCGCCTGCCCGCAGTGAAGGAAAAACAATGCTCTCTGCTTTTGGACTCGACGCACTGGTACTTTTCAAACAGAAGAAAATGGCTATTTTCTTCTTGTTCTCCATGCTGTTGGGGGCAGCACTGCAAATTACAAATACCTATGGAGACCTATTCCTAAGCTCTTTTGCCTCAATTCCTCAATATGCAGATTCTTTCGGAGTAAAACACTCTGTCATTCTGCTATCCATTTCTCAAATGAGCGAAACATTATTCATTCTCGCCATACCTTTCTTCCTGAAACATTTCGGAATCAAGCGTGTGATGCTTATCAGTATGTTCGCCTGGGTATTCCGTTTCGGATTATTCGGTTTAGGCGATCCGGGCAGCGGTTTATGGATGCTCATCCTATCCATGATTGTATATGGCATGGCTTTTGACTTTTTCAATGTTTCGGGCTCATTGTTCACCGAAATGGAGGCTCATCCGAGTATTCGCGCCAGCGCACAGGGATTATTCTTTATGATGACAAACGGGTTGGGAGCAATCATAGGCGGATATGCCAGTGGCGCCGTAGTAGACGCATTCTCTGTATATGCACCCGGCGGCGGTCTGATAAGTCGTGAGTGGACACCTGTATGGCTTATATTCGCTGGTTATGCATTAGTTATTGGAATATTATTCGGAATCGTATTCCGTTACAAACATACAACGGAAAAGGAGACCGGTAAAGTAGTGGAATGA
- a CDS encoding class I SAM-dependent rRNA methyltransferase — MYKVYLKPGKEESLKRFHPWVFSGAIAHFDGEPEEGEVVEIYTSKKEFIAKGHFQIGSIAVRVLSFYQDEAIDADFWKRKLSIAYDMRRSIGIAENPVNNTYRLVHGEGDNLPGLVIDIYARTAVMQAHSAGMHLDRMAIADALTEVMGDKIDNIYYKSETTLPFKADLYPENGFLKGGSTDNVAMEYGLKFHIDWLKGQKTGFFVDQRENRSLLERYANGRNVLNMFCYTGGFSVYAMRGNANLVHSVDSSAKAIDLTNKNIELNFPGDSRHAAYAEDAFKYLDRMGDQYDLIILDPPAFAKHRDALRNALQGYRKLNVKAFEKIKPGGILFTFSCSQAVSKENFRTAVFTAAAMSGRSVRILHQLTQPADHPVSIYHPEGEYLKGLVLYVE, encoded by the coding sequence ATGTATAAAGTATATCTAAAGCCCGGCAAAGAAGAATCACTGAAACGTTTCCACCCTTGGGTGTTTTCCGGCGCCATCGCACATTTCGACGGAGAACCTGAGGAAGGAGAAGTGGTTGAAATCTATACATCCAAAAAAGAATTCATAGCAAAAGGACATTTCCAGATTGGCAGCATTGCCGTTCGTGTGCTTAGTTTCTATCAGGATGAAGCAATCGACGCCGACTTTTGGAAACGCAAACTCAGCATAGCCTATGACATGCGGCGCAGCATCGGCATCGCCGAAAATCCTGTTAACAACACCTATCGCCTGGTACATGGCGAGGGCGACAACTTACCGGGACTTGTGATTGACATCTACGCCCGTACTGCTGTCATGCAGGCACACTCTGCCGGCATGCACCTCGACCGTATGGCAATAGCCGACGCCTTGACCGAGGTTATGGGAGATAAAATTGATAACATCTACTATAAATCCGAAACGACCCTCCCTTTCAAAGCCGATCTCTATCCGGAAAACGGCTTTCTGAAAGGTGGAAGTACAGACAATGTCGCCATGGAATACGGCTTGAAATTCCATATCGACTGGCTGAAAGGCCAAAAGACCGGCTTCTTTGTGGACCAACGCGAAAACCGTTCGCTGTTGGAACGCTATGCCAATGGGCGCAATGTACTGAACATGTTCTGCTACACCGGTGGCTTTTCGGTCTACGCCATGCGTGGCAATGCCAACCTGGTGCACTCCGTAGACAGTTCTGCAAAAGCCATTGATTTGACAAACAAGAACATAGAGCTGAACTTTCCCGGTGACAGCCGTCATGCAGCCTATGCAGAGGATGCCTTCAAGTATCTCGACCGCATGGGTGACCAATACGACCTCATCATTTTGGACCCGCCGGCATTTGCCAAGCACCGCGACGCATTGCGTAACGCCCTGCAAGGCTACCGAAAACTCAATGTCAAGGCTTTCGAGAAGATTAAACCGGGCGGCATACTCTTCACTTTCTCCTGCTCGCAAGCCGTCAGCAAAGAAAACTTCCGTACAGCCGTATTCACAGCCGCCGCCATGTCCGGACGCAGTGTGCGCATCCTGCATCAGTTGACACAGCCTGCCGACCACCCCGTAAGCATCTATCACCCTGAAGGCGAATACCTGAAAGGACTTGTTTTATACGTAGAATAA
- a CDS encoding 3'-5' exonuclease, protein MIIRRSIDKEEVKDMPKALFPGQIHVIQTPQEAERAVAYLKKCPILGIDSETRPSFTKGQSHKVALLQVSSEEHCFLFRLNLTGLTLPIIMLLENPGITKVGLSLRDDFMMLHKRAPFEQRACVELQEYVRTFGIQDRSLQKIYAILFGEKISKSQRLSNWEAEMLTPSQQQYAATDAWACLNIYNRLQELKRTGDFEMAIDESCRTTAL, encoded by the coding sequence ATGATCATCAGAAGAAGTATAGATAAAGAAGAAGTGAAGGATATGCCGAAAGCACTCTTCCCGGGACAAATACACGTCATACAGACCCCCCAGGAAGCGGAGCGTGCTGTGGCCTACCTGAAAAAATGTCCCATACTGGGCATTGACAGTGAAACGCGCCCGTCCTTCACCAAAGGGCAATCCCACAAGGTAGCCTTATTACAGGTTTCATCGGAAGAGCACTGTTTCCTTTTCCGTCTGAACCTCACCGGTTTGACTCTTCCGATCATCATGTTGCTTGAAAATCCCGGCATAACAAAAGTAGGGCTTTCCCTGCGCGACGACTTCATGATGCTGCACAAGCGCGCCCCGTTTGAACAGCGCGCCTGTGTCGAACTGCAAGAATATGTCCGCACATTCGGTATCCAGGACAGAAGCCTGCAAAAAATATATGCCATCCTCTTCGGCGAAAAAATATCCAAGAGCCAACGCTTATCCAACTGGGAGGCCGAAATGCTGACGCCGTCCCAGCAACAATACGCTGCCACCGATGCGTGGGCGTGTCTCAACATATACAACCGGCTGCAGGAGCTGAAGCGCACCGGTGACTTTGAAATGGCAATCGATGAAAGTTGCCGTACAACCGCATTATAA
- a CDS encoding DUF5063 domain-containing protein: MKKESQVIFDRNVVEFVTVAAEFCKFLEQTETIKRSTFVDTSLKILPLLYLKASMLPKCETIGNEALETFVTEETYEILRMNLAGLLAEKDDYLDVFVSDMKYSDQPITRNISEDLADIYQDIRDFIFVFQLGLNETMNDSLAVCRENFALYWGQKLVNTLRALHDVKYNQPEDEEENQDEEDE, translated from the coding sequence ATGAAAAAAGAAAGTCAAGTGATATTCGACCGTAATGTTGTGGAATTTGTAACCGTAGCCGCCGAGTTCTGTAAGTTCTTGGAACAGACGGAAACAATCAAACGTTCCACATTCGTCGATACATCCTTAAAAATACTTCCCCTGCTTTATCTCAAAGCGTCCATGCTGCCCAAATGCGAGACAATAGGCAACGAAGCCCTCGAAACATTTGTGACAGAAGAAACCTACGAGATACTCCGTATGAATCTGGCAGGTCTACTCGCCGAAAAGGACGACTACCTGGATGTATTCGTATCGGACATGAAATACAGCGACCAGCCCATTACAAGAAACATCTCCGAAGATTTAGCCGACATCTATCAGGACATCAGAGACTTCATCTTCGTATTCCAACTGGGGCTTAATGAAACAATGAACGACTCGCTCGCAGTCTGCCGGGAGAACTTCGCCCTGTACTGGGGACAAAAGTTAGTAAACACCCTGCGTGCCCTGCATGACGTGAAATACAACCAGCCGGAAGACGAGGAAGAAAATCAAGACGAGGAAGACGAATAA
- a CDS encoding FtsK/SpoIIIE family DNA translocase, with protein sequence MVKKNTTKDTESSISFLGKAVAVLKNETVHFVVGLILVIFSVYLLLAFSSFFFTGAADQSIIDSGNAQDLISTHNGVKNYAGSRGAQLASYLINDCFGISSFFILVFLAVAGLKLMRVRVVRLWKWFIGCSLLLIWFSVFFGFVFVDQYKDSFLYLGGMHGYNVSNWLVSQVGVPGVWMILLVTAICFLIYLSARTVIWLRNLFSLSFLKRKEKKEEESGETPEEFTDSWTVRGKKKPAEPEELSGVEQEEFSGHLEEAGEEDNEEDAHEIMLDLGGAPKNKAAAAKEGEVPMTIEASSPDVASAAPASGQQEGNEPTFEVETVEDEEYHGPEIEPYNPCLDLENYHYPTIDLMKHYDNAEPTIDMAEQNANKDKIINTLRSFGIEISTIKATVGPTVTLYEITPEQGVRISKIRGLEDDIALSLSALGIRIIAPIPGKGTIGIEVPNSNPKIVSGQSIIGSKKFQESTYDLPIALGKTITNEVFMVDLCKMPHVLVAGATGQGKSVGLNAIITSLLYKKHPAELKFVLVDPKKVEFSIYSVIEHHFLAKLPDGEDAIITDVTKVVQTLNSICVEMDTRYDLLKAAHVRNIKEYNEKFINRRLNPEKGHKFMPYIVVVIDEFGDLIMTAGKDVELPIARIAQLARAVGIHMIIATQRPTTNIITGTIKANFPARIAFRVSAMVDSRTILDRPGANQLIGRGDMLFLQGADPVRVQCAFIDTPEVAEITKFIARQQGYPTAFYLPEYVDENAGSDLGDVDMGRLDPLFEDAAQLIVYQQQGSTSLIQRKFAIGYNRAGRIMDQLEKAGIVGPAQGSKAREVFCTDITDLEARLNNL encoded by the coding sequence ATGGTCAAGAAAAATACAACCAAAGATACAGAGAGTTCTATTTCTTTCTTAGGAAAAGCAGTAGCCGTTTTAAAGAATGAGACTGTTCATTTTGTGGTCGGTTTGATATTGGTAATCTTTTCGGTTTACCTGTTGCTGGCTTTTTCGTCGTTCTTTTTTACAGGGGCGGCCGACCAAAGTATTATAGACTCCGGTAATGCGCAGGACTTGATTTCCACACATAACGGTGTGAAGAACTATGCAGGTTCGCGTGGAGCGCAGCTTGCCAGCTACCTGATAAACGACTGTTTCGGCATATCATCCTTTTTCATTCTGGTGTTCCTGGCGGTGGCTGGACTGAAGCTGATGCGTGTCCGCGTGGTGCGCTTATGGAAGTGGTTTATCGGATGTTCGTTGCTGTTGATTTGGTTCTCGGTGTTCTTTGGCTTCGTGTTCGTTGACCAATATAAGGACTCTTTCCTTTATTTGGGCGGTATGCATGGATATAATGTCAGCAATTGGCTGGTGTCTCAGGTGGGGGTGCCGGGGGTGTGGATGATATTGCTGGTTACTGCCATTTGCTTCCTCATTTATTTGAGTGCACGTACGGTTATCTGGCTGCGTAACTTGTTTAGCCTTAGTTTTTTGAAACGTAAGGAGAAAAAGGAGGAAGAGTCAGGTGAAACACCGGAGGAGTTTACGGACTCTTGGACGGTGAGAGGGAAGAAAAAGCCTGCGGAGCCCGAAGAGCTTTCTGGTGTAGAGCAGGAAGAGTTCTCCGGGCACTTGGAAGAAGCCGGTGAAGAAGATAACGAAGAAGATGCCCATGAAATAATGCTCGACTTGGGAGGTGCGCCAAAGAATAAAGCTGCGGCTGCCAAAGAGGGTGAAGTGCCCATGACGATTGAAGCTTCGTCGCCCGATGTCGCTTCTGCTGCTCCCGCATCGGGACAACAGGAGGGGAATGAGCCTACGTTTGAAGTGGAGACGGTGGAAGATGAAGAATATCATGGCCCTGAAATAGAACCGTATAACCCTTGTCTTGACTTGGAGAACTACCATTATCCTACAATTGACCTGATGAAGCATTATGACAATGCCGAACCTACGATTGATATGGCGGAGCAAAATGCCAATAAAGATAAGATTATCAATACACTGCGAAGCTTTGGCATTGAAATCAGTACTATCAAGGCTACGGTTGGCCCTACGGTGACACTCTATGAGATAACGCCGGAACAAGGCGTCCGTATTTCTAAGATACGCGGTTTGGAGGATGATATTGCATTGAGCTTGTCTGCACTGGGCATCCGTATCATTGCTCCGATACCAGGAAAGGGAACAATCGGTATTGAGGTTCCTAACTCCAATCCGAAGATTGTTTCCGGTCAGAGCATCATTGGCAGCAAGAAGTTTCAGGAGTCTACGTATGATCTGCCTATTGCATTGGGCAAGACCATTACCAATGAAGTTTTTATGGTGGATCTGTGCAAGATGCCTCATGTGCTTGTGGCCGGTGCTACCGGTCAGGGTAAGTCTGTCGGGTTGAATGCCATTATTACCTCTTTGTTGTATAAGAAGCATCCGGCGGAATTGAAGTTTGTATTGGTAGACCCGAAGAAAGTGGAATTCAGTATCTATTCAGTTATCGAACACCATTTCCTTGCCAAGCTTCCCGACGGTGAGGATGCCATTATAACGGACGTAACGAAGGTTGTCCAAACCCTGAATTCTATCTGTGTTGAGATGGATACCCGCTACGACTTGTTGAAGGCTGCACACGTGCGTAATATAAAGGAATATAACGAGAAGTTTATCAATCGCCGTCTGAATCCGGAAAAGGGACATAAGTTCATGCCGTATATCGTGGTGGTAATTGATGAGTTCGGTGATTTGATTATGACCGCCGGTAAAGATGTGGAATTGCCTATTGCGCGTATCGCCCAGTTGGCACGCGCCGTAGGTATACACATGATTATCGCTACGCAGCGTCCTACGACGAATATCATTACAGGTACGATCAAAGCCAACTTTCCGGCGCGTATCGCTTTTCGCGTATCGGCGATGGTGGATTCCCGTACTATCCTTGACAGGCCGGGAGCCAATCAACTCATTGGTCGCGGTGATATGCTGTTCTTGCAGGGAGCTGATCCTGTTCGTGTGCAGTGCGCATTTATCGACACGCCGGAGGTTGCAGAGATTACAAAGTTCATAGCCCGTCAGCAAGGCTATCCTACGGCTTTCTATCTGCCTGAATACGTAGACGAGAACGCAGGCAGCGATTTGGGGGATGTGGACATGGGCCGTCTTGACCCGTTGTTTGAAGATGCCGCCCAGCTGATTGTTTATCAGCAGCAGGGTTCCACTTCGCTCATCCAGCGTAAGTTTGCCATCGGGTATAATCGTGCGGGGCGCATAATGGATCAGTTGGAGAAAGCCGGGATAGTAGGCCCGGCACAAGGCAGTAAAGCGCGTGAGGTATTCTGTACGGACATAACGGACTTGGAGGCGCGTTTGAACAATTTGTAA
- a CDS encoding LolA-like putative outer membrane lipoprotein chaperone produces MKIKSLLFILGMLCLALPMVAQEPDAKDILDRTADAFRREGGVKIGFSVRAPEGNSNGTICLKGDKFLLETEGMKTWFDGRTQWSYLASSDEINVSEPTPEELQSINPYSWLSLYNQDYKLKVAKIGNASDNTTYKVVMTATKRSQDIQCLILYIEKGSFRPLRLSMVQRGSKDAVVVFINSYQAGKSYDDSLFVFDKRAFPTAEIIDLR; encoded by the coding sequence ATGAAAATCAAAAGTCTTTTGTTTATTCTTGGGATGCTCTGTCTGGCTTTGCCGATGGTAGCGCAAGAACCGGATGCCAAAGATATACTTGACCGTACGGCGGATGCTTTTCGTAGGGAGGGAGGAGTGAAAATAGGATTCTCTGTTCGCGCGCCTGAGGGCAATTCAAACGGAACCATTTGCTTGAAAGGCGATAAATTCCTATTGGAAACGGAAGGCATGAAAACGTGGTTTGACGGACGTACGCAATGGAGTTATCTAGCTTCCAGTGATGAGATCAATGTTTCCGAACCTACGCCGGAGGAATTGCAAAGTATTAATCCTTATTCATGGTTATCTCTCTACAATCAGGATTATAAGCTGAAGGTTGCCAAAATTGGCAATGCTTCGGACAATACAACCTATAAAGTGGTAATGACAGCCACCAAGCGAAGTCAGGACATTCAGTGTCTTATCTTGTATATAGAGAAAGGCTCTTTCCGCCCGTTGAGGCTTAGTATGGTTCAGAGAGGGAGCAAAGATGCGGTGGTAGTGTTCATAAATTCCTATCAAGCGGGAAAGAGTTATGATGACAGCCTGTTTGTGTTTGATAAGAGGGCTTTCCCTACGGCTGAGATAATTGATTTAAGATGA
- the trxB gene encoding thioredoxin-disulfide reductase yields MEAEKVKCLIIGSGPAGYTAAIYAARANLSPVLYEGLQPGGQLTTTTDIENFPGYPEGISGTQMMDDLRRQAERFGTDLRYGVATAADLSRSPYKITIDEEKVIEAQTIIIATGAAAKYLGLEDEKKYAGMGVSACATCDGFFYRKKVVAVVGGGDTACEEASYLAGLASKVYLIVRKPFLRASKIMQERVMKDEKIEVLFEHNAVGLYGDNGVEGVHLVKRMGESDEQRYDLAIDGFFLAIGHKPNSDIFKPYVDTDETGYILTEPGTPRTKVPGVFAAGDVADPHYRQAITAAATGCMAAIEAERFLLN; encoded by the coding sequence ATGGAAGCAGAAAAAGTAAAGTGTTTGATCATAGGTTCCGGTCCTGCCGGATATACAGCTGCTATTTATGCAGCGCGCGCCAATCTTTCTCCGGTGCTTTATGAGGGGTTGCAACCCGGTGGGCAGTTGACTACCACCACCGATATAGAGAATTTCCCCGGTTATCCGGAAGGCATCAGCGGCACGCAGATGATGGACGATTTGCGCAGGCAGGCCGAGCGTTTCGGTACGGACTTGCGTTACGGTGTGGCTACGGCTGCTGATTTGAGCCGTTCTCCGTATAAGATAACCATTGATGAGGAAAAGGTTATTGAGGCGCAAACCATTATTATTGCAACCGGAGCTGCTGCCAAATACTTGGGACTGGAAGATGAGAAGAAGTATGCCGGTATGGGTGTCAGCGCTTGTGCCACCTGCGACGGTTTCTTTTATCGTAAGAAGGTCGTAGCGGTAGTTGGCGGAGGTGATACGGCTTGTGAGGAAGCCTCTTATCTGGCTGGCCTGGCAAGCAAAGTGTATTTGATTGTACGTAAACCATTCTTGCGTGCTTCCAAGATCATGCAGGAACGGGTGATGAAGGATGAGAAAATCGAAGTGCTGTTTGAACATAATGCGGTAGGGCTGTATGGGGATAACGGCGTGGAAGGCGTGCACTTGGTGAAACGTATGGGCGAATCGGATGAACAGCGTTATGATTTGGCAATCGACGGTTTCTTCCTGGCTATCGGTCATAAGCCTAATTCTGATATTTTCAAGCCTTATGTCGATACGGATGAAACAGGCTATATTCTGACAGAACCGGGCACTCCCCGTACAAAAGTCCCCGGGGTGTTTGCAGCGGGAGATGTTGCCGATCCTCATTATCGTCAGGCCATCACAGCAGCGGCTACGGGATGTATGGCAGCAATTGAAGCAGAAAGATTCTTGCTGAATTGA